The Beijerinckiaceae bacterium genome has a window encoding:
- the acs gene encoding acetate--CoA ligase: protein MSGKIYPVASDWSKRAYIDKARYKDLYARSLADPETFWAEQAWRIDWMKPFTKVKNTSFGPESVWIKWFEDGTTNVAHNCIDRHLPRRADQTAIIWEGDDPKDSKHITYKQLHEEVCRLANILKAHGIGKGDTVTIYLPMIPEAAYAMLACARVGAIHSVVFGGFSPDSLAGRIDGCHSKLLITADEGLRGGRKTPLKANADEAAAKSGGIVKTMLVVRHTGGEVEWTQGRDVWYHEAVAEASTNCPCTEMEAEDPLFILYTSGSTGAPKGVLHTTAGYLVYASLTHQYVFDYHEGDIYWCTADVGWVTGHSYIVYGPLANGATTLMFEGIPTYPSMSRFWEVVDKHQVNIFYTAPTAVRALMRAGEEPVKATRRTSLRLLGSVGEPINPEAWEWYYQVVGDSRCPIVDTWWQTETGGILITPLPGATELKPGSATLPFFGIKPEVVDLGGAVLDGPCSGNLVLADSWPGQMRTIYGDHQRFVQTYFSTYPGKYFTGDGCRRDEDGYYWITGRVDDVINVSGHRLGTAEVESSLVAHELVAEAAVVGYAHDIKGQGIYAYVTLMIGVEQSDELRADLVAWVRKDIGAIASPDIVHFTPGLPKTRSGKIMRRILRKIAEKEFHALGDTSTLADPGVVDDLIRNRIE, encoded by the coding sequence ATGTCCGGTAAGATCTATCCTGTTGCGTCCGACTGGAGCAAACGGGCCTATATCGACAAAGCGAGATATAAGGATCTCTACGCCCGCTCGCTCGCCGATCCCGAGACTTTCTGGGCAGAGCAAGCATGGCGCATCGACTGGATGAAGCCTTTCACCAAGGTCAAGAATACGTCTTTCGGACCCGAATCGGTGTGGATCAAATGGTTCGAGGACGGAACCACCAATGTCGCGCATAATTGCATCGATCGGCATTTGCCCCGGCGCGCGGATCAGACCGCCATCATCTGGGAAGGGGACGACCCGAAAGACTCAAAACATATAACCTACAAACAGCTGCATGAGGAGGTCTGCCGCCTCGCCAATATCCTCAAGGCGCATGGCATCGGCAAGGGCGACACGGTGACAATCTATCTGCCGATGATTCCGGAGGCGGCTTACGCAATGCTCGCCTGCGCCCGGGTCGGCGCCATCCACTCGGTTGTCTTTGGCGGATTTTCCCCGGATTCGCTGGCCGGGCGAATTGACGGATGCCATTCGAAGCTGCTGATCACCGCGGATGAGGGGCTGCGCGGCGGCCGCAAGACGCCATTGAAGGCAAATGCCGACGAAGCCGCCGCAAAAAGCGGCGGAATCGTAAAGACCATGCTGGTCGTCCGGCATACCGGCGGCGAGGTCGAATGGACGCAGGGCCGCGATGTCTGGTATCACGAGGCCGTCGCCGAAGCCTCGACCAATTGTCCCTGCACCGAAATGGAGGCCGAAGATCCCCTCTTCATTCTCTATACGTCAGGTTCGACGGGCGCTCCCAAGGGGGTGCTTCACACGACCGCCGGCTATCTCGTCTACGCCTCGCTGACACATCAATATGTCTTCGACTACCACGAAGGCGATATTTATTGGTGCACCGCCGACGTCGGTTGGGTGACCGGCCATAGTTATATTGTCTACGGCCCGCTCGCCAATGGCGCGACCACTTTGATGTTCGAAGGGATTCCGACCTACCCGAGCATGTCGCGCTTTTGGGAGGTCGTCGATAAGCATCAGGTCAATATTTTTTACACCGCGCCCACCGCCGTCCGCGCCCTGATGCGGGCCGGCGAAGAGCCGGTCAAAGCCACAAGGCGCACGTCTCTTCGGCTGCTGGGCTCGGTTGGCGAGCCGATCAATCCGGAAGCCTGGGAATGGTACTATCAAGTTGTGGGGGACTCGCGCTGCCCGATCGTCGACACTTGGTGGCAAACCGAAACCGGCGGCATCCTCATTACGCCGCTGCCCGGCGCGACCGAGCTCAAGCCCGGCTCGGCGACGCTGCCATTCTTCGGCATCAAACCGGAAGTGGTGGACTTAGGAGGCGCTGTCCTCGACGGCCCCTGCTCCGGCAATCTGGTCCTGGCGGATTCCTGGCCAGGCCAGATGCGCACGATTTATGGCGACCACCAGAGGTTTGTCCAAACCTATTTTTCAACCTACCCGGGAAAATATTTCACCGGTGACGGCTGCCGGCGCGACGAAGACGGCTATTACTGGATCACCGGCCGGGTCGACGATGTGATCAATGTCTCCGGCCACCGGCTCGGCACCGCGGAAGTGGAAAGTTCATTGGTCGCCCATGAACTGGTCGCCGAGGCCGCCGTGGTCGGCTATGCGCACGATATCAAGGGCCAGGGCATCTATGCCTATGTCACCTTGATGATCGGGGTCGAGCAAAGCGACGAACTGCGCGCCGACCTCGTCGCCTGGGTCCGTAAGGATATCGGCGCGATCGCCTCGCCGGACATCGTCCACTTCACACCCGGACTTCCCAAGACCCGTTCCGGCAAAATCATGCGCCGCATCCTGCGCAAGATCGCCGAAAAAGAGTTCCACGCCCTTGGCGATACTTCGACGCTTGCCGATCCTGGCGTTGTCGACGATTTGATCCGCAACCGAATCGAGTGA
- a CDS encoding L,D-transpeptidase, which produces MGNQRANFRHIFDKIILGTALFACLSIFGPTREAQARETIAFAPSYPAGTIIIKQSQRRLYFTTGAGTAVSYPIAIGRSGRAWQGETFVQGKFVSPAWVPPAVVRHDHPNFPAVIPGGSPRNPMGAAAITLNLSEVAIHGTTQRMRRSVGTAASYGCIRMYNEDVVDLFHRVQVGTRVVAIP; this is translated from the coding sequence ATGGGCAATCAACGCGCAAACTTTCGACATATTTTTGACAAAATTATCCTCGGCACCGCACTTTTTGCGTGCTTAAGTATTTTCGGACCGACGAGGGAGGCGCAGGCGCGGGAAACCATCGCGTTTGCACCGAGCTACCCGGCCGGAACAATCATTATCAAGCAAAGCCAACGCAGGCTTTATTTCACGACTGGAGCTGGGACCGCGGTGAGCTATCCGATCGCGATTGGGCGCTCGGGCCGGGCCTGGCAGGGTGAAACCTTTGTGCAAGGCAAATTCGTCTCCCCGGCCTGGGTGCCGCCTGCCGTGGTCCGTCACGATCACCCGAACTTTCCGGCGGTGATCCCAGGTGGATCCCCGCGTAATCCCATGGGTGCGGCGGCGATTACTTTGAACCTCTCCGAAGTTGCCATCCACGGCACGACGCAGAGGATGCGGCGCTCGGTCGGCACCGCGGCATCCTACGGCTGCATAAGAATGTACAATGAGGATGTCGTTGACCTTTTCCACAGGGTTCAGGTGGGAACGAGGGTGGTCGCCATCCCTTGA